The following coding sequences lie in one Halomonas sp. 'Soap Lake #6' genomic window:
- the rpsA gene encoding 30S ribosomal protein S1 encodes MSESFAELFEQSLNDINMEPGAIVAAQVVDIDGDWVTVNAGLKSEGQIPASQFRDEHGNLNIAIGDDVHVALEAVEDGFGETRLSREKAKRAEAWKILEAAFEKDEIIKGVINGKVKGGFTVEVDSIRAFLPGSLVDVRPVRDTAHLENKELDFKVIKLDPKRNNVVVSRRAVLEAENSAEREALLATLQEGQQIKGIVKNLTDYGAFVDLGGVDGLLHITDMAWKRIKHPSEIVAVGDEINVKVLKFDRERNRVSLGLKQLGEDPWVNIKERYPENTKVHAVVTNLTDYGCFAELEEGVEGLVHVSEMDWTNKNIHPSKVVQVGDDVDVMVLDIDEERRRISLGIKQCTANPWETFNTDYNKGDRVSGTIKSITDFGIFIGLEGGIDGLVHLSDISWTETGEEAVRNFKKGDEAEAVILSIDPERERISLGIKQMDSDPVAEYLSVNDKGSIVTGRVVEVDAKEAHIELATDVIAVLKASEISADRVEDARNVLNEGDSVEARIVSVDRKSRQISLSVKAKEQDDTRQNLKKLREQEPEAGGPTTIGDLIKQQMGQD; translated from the coding sequence ATGAGCGAAAGCTTTGCTGAACTGTTTGAACAGTCTCTTAACGACATCAATATGGAGCCAGGCGCTATTGTCGCGGCTCAGGTTGTCGACATTGATGGTGACTGGGTTACCGTCAACGCTGGTCTGAAATCTGAAGGTCAGATCCCAGCGTCACAATTCCGCGATGAACACGGTAATCTGAACATCGCAATCGGTGATGACGTTCATGTTGCACTTGAAGCCGTAGAAGATGGCTTTGGTGAAACACGTCTGTCCCGTGAAAAAGCCAAGCGTGCAGAAGCTTGGAAGATTCTGGAAGCAGCCTTCGAGAAAGACGAAATTATCAAGGGCGTGATCAACGGTAAAGTCAAAGGCGGCTTCACCGTCGAAGTTGATTCTATCCGTGCCTTCTTGCCTGGTTCTTTGGTTGACGTTCGTCCGGTTCGCGATACTGCGCACCTGGAGAACAAAGAGCTAGACTTCAAAGTCATCAAGCTTGACCCTAAGCGCAACAACGTCGTTGTATCACGTCGTGCCGTGCTCGAAGCAGAAAACAGTGCTGAGCGTGAAGCGCTGCTGGCTACTCTGCAGGAAGGTCAGCAGATTAAAGGTATCGTTAAGAACCTGACTGATTACGGTGCCTTCGTTGATCTGGGTGGCGTTGACGGCCTGCTGCACATTACTGACATGGCTTGGAAGCGTATCAAGCATCCGTCTGAAATCGTTGCTGTTGGCGACGAAATCAACGTGAAAGTGCTGAAGTTTGATCGTGAGCGCAATCGTGTTTCTCTGGGTCTTAAGCAACTGGGCGAAGATCCGTGGGTCAACATTAAAGAGCGTTACCCGGAAAACACCAAGGTTCACGCTGTTGTTACTAACCTGACCGATTACGGCTGCTTTGCTGAGCTGGAAGAGGGTGTTGAAGGTTTGGTTCACGTGTCTGAAATGGACTGGACCAACAAAAATATCCATCCGTCTAAAGTTGTCCAAGTGGGCGACGATGTTGACGTTATGGTTCTGGATATCGACGAAGAGCGTCGTCGTATCTCTCTGGGTATCAAGCAGTGCACTGCTAACCCATGGGAAACCTTCAACACTGACTACAACAAGGGCGACCGCGTTTCTGGTACCATCAAGTCAATCACTGACTTTGGTATCTTTATCGGCCTTGAGGGTGGTATCGATGGTCTGGTTCACCTGTCTGATATCTCTTGGACAGAAACTGGTGAAGAGGCAGTTCGCAACTTCAAGAAAGGTGACGAAGCTGAAGCCGTTATTCTTTCTATCGATCCCGAGCGTGAGCGTATCTCTTTAGGTATTAAGCAAATGGACTCTGATCCTGTTGCTGAATACCTGTCTGTTAACGACAAAGGCAGTATCGTTACTGGCCGTGTCGTTGAAGTAGACGCTAAAGAAGCTCACATTGAGCTGGCAACTGACGTTATCGCTGTTCTGAAGGCGTCTGAGATCAGTGCTGATCGTGTTGAAGATGCACGCAACGTGCTGAACGAAGGCGACAGTGTTGAAGCGCGTATTGTCAGCGTTGATCGCAAGAGCCGTCAGATCAGTCTGTCGGTAAAAGCGAAAGAGCAAGATGATACTCGTCAGAACCTGAAGAAACTGCGTGAGCAAGAGCCAGAAGCTGGTGGTCCGACCACTATCGGTGATTTGATCAAGCAGCAAATGGGTCAAGACTAA
- a CDS encoding histone-like nucleoid-structuring protein, MvaT/MvaU family: MSLLNEYIQKEQQLKQLQEELQRLEGDQRLKSELEFKAKLEALMNEFGKRPADVIALLDPSSDQRSAKAPAASTRRKRRLKIYKNPHNGEVIETRGGNHKGLRSWKNEHGDEAVESWLVRMED; this comes from the coding sequence ATGTCACTTTTAAATGAATATATCCAGAAAGAGCAGCAGCTGAAACAACTGCAAGAAGAGCTTCAACGCTTGGAAGGCGATCAGCGCTTAAAAAGCGAGCTAGAGTTTAAGGCTAAGCTTGAAGCACTAATGAATGAGTTTGGTAAGCGTCCTGCCGATGTTATCGCCTTGTTAGACCCTTCATCAGACCAGCGCAGTGCAAAAGCACCAGCAGCATCTACCCGCCGCAAGCGTCGTTTGAAAATTTACAAGAACCCGCATAACGGTGAGGTTATTGAGACCCGCGGTGGCAATCACAAAGGGCTGCGTAGCTGGAAAAATGAGCATGGAGACGAAGCCGTCGAGTCCTGGCTGGTTCGTATGGAAGACTAA
- a CDS encoding helix-turn-helix transcriptional regulator encodes MFTAMTRAEIWLQDTLDQSYGIEGLANHLGYSSSQIRRQFRHCFGVSPSAYRERRRLERAAVLLSLTEQNIAQIALRCGYLNHSSFSRAFHRRYQLSPRCYRHALKHMRHLPPPKRHFKTSIERSPLQQTVLMRLYKGPEQIHGLGLIKHHANHLECLQATTGPSIPAIALPDLLPEKVKALGNETIPNQTRTDIGLYLKSNTSADYLALPVAYRRVAMPPHYYSKTYFDDFSELSQAMTATLIQLTKHQRQLYVSGEAPRVLWHSDRLELQTPLLA; translated from the coding sequence ATGTTCACCGCAATGACACGAGCTGAGATCTGGCTGCAGGACACTCTCGATCAATCATATGGTATCGAAGGCCTTGCTAACCATCTTGGGTATTCGTCATCTCAGATACGGCGCCAGTTCCGCCACTGCTTTGGTGTATCGCCAAGCGCATACCGGGAGAGAAGACGCCTTGAACGCGCTGCTGTCTTACTCTCTCTCACCGAACAAAATATAGCGCAAATTGCGTTACGTTGCGGCTATCTTAATCACTCTTCTTTCTCACGGGCTTTTCATCGTCGTTATCAGCTATCGCCACGCTGCTATCGGCATGCATTGAAGCACATGCGCCATCTACCACCGCCTAAGCGTCATTTTAAAACTTCCATCGAGAGAAGCCCGCTACAACAAACCGTTCTGATGCGCCTCTACAAGGGCCCAGAGCAAATTCATGGACTAGGATTAATCAAACATCATGCTAATCACTTGGAGTGCCTACAGGCTACTACAGGGCCTTCTATTCCCGCGATTGCACTGCCAGACCTGCTGCCTGAGAAGGTCAAAGCACTTGGGAACGAGACAATACCTAACCAGACACGCACCGATATCGGACTCTATTTGAAGAGTAATACTAGCGCTGATTACCTAGCCTTACCTGTAGCATACCGTCGCGTGGCTATGCCACCTCACTACTACAGTAAAACCTACTTCGACGACTTTTCAGAATTATCGCAAGCGATGACAGCGACACTCATACAGTTAACCAAGCATCAACGTCAGCTCTATGTAAGCGGTGAGGCACCTCGAGTTTTGTGGCACTCAGATCGCCTAGAACTGCAAACGCCCTTACTAGCATAG